From the Pseudodesulfovibrio indicus genome, the window GGGTTCGGTCCGTCCTGGGCGAGAGTTTCCTATTTCTACACCTATATAGCGTATAAATGAGAAAAATGGAATCGCGATGGGGGAGGAATGTGCGGCAGGCCGCGGGGGCGGATCAGGCCTGGGTGGAGTGCGCCCGGTTGACAGCGACCCGGTCCCGGCCCGCGTTCTTGGCCGTGGCCAGCCCGGCCTGGAGGCGCTGGCGGAAGGTCTCGGGCGTGTCGTCCTCCAGGGCCTGGGCCACGCCCAGAGAGAGGGTCATCCGGACCGTGCCGCCGAACAGCTTGTGGCCCACCCGCTGGCGGAGCTTCTCGGCCATTATCGCGGCCTTGTCGATGTCCGTGTGCGGGGCGAGGATGATGAACTTGCCGCCGCGCCAGCGGAACAGGTAGTCGTTGTCGCGCAGCAGGGAGTTCAGGTGGTGGGCCAGGTTGGCCAGCAGCCGGTCCCCCGCCGCATAACCCTGCGCCTCGTTGATGGCCTTGAACCCGTCCACGTCGAGCATCACCCCGGAGAGGTCCAGGCAGTAACGCCGGACATTGCCCAGTTCGCGGTTCAGAACCTCCTCGAACTTGCCCCGGTTGTACGTCTTGGTCAGGGAGTCCATGACGACCAGTTGCTCCAGCCGTTCGGCCAGCTCTCCGGCCTCTGCGGCGTCCCTGCCGATCACGGCGATGATCCGCTTGAGCACCAGCAGGACCTGGCCCGCCAGGACCAGCAGGCCGGCCACCATGCACAGGTAGGCCAGCTGCATCAGCCGGGAGTGGTTGCCGTCCGGATGGAGGATCAGGGTGTAGATGGTCCCGAAGTTGACGCACAGCAGCGCGCCCAGGGCCACGACGCTCAGGACATAAAGGATCTTATGGCGCAGCACGGGCCTGCGGACGGCGGGTTTGGCCTGGTTCATCCGATTATTTCAGGGGGCCTTCGAAGGTGTAATAGAGGCTGCCGGTGTTTTCGTCGCCGTCGTAGTTCAGCTCGATGGAGAAGTCGGGCCACATCCAGCCGTAGCGGAACCCCAGGGCGTGGCCTTCGCCGTACTTCTGGAGCAGCATGTCCTTGATGAAGAACTGGTTGACCCGCCCGGCATAGGCGATGCCCACCCGATAGAGCTTGTCGTTGCGGAAATAGTAGGCCACGGAGACCAGCTCGGCCTTGCCGAAGGTCAGGTCCTCGTTGCGGCGGAAATAGGTATTCTCGAAGCCCGCCTTCTGCACCGGGGTCAGGTCCTTGATCTCGGACAGGGGCGTACCCCAGGCCAGGCCTCGGAACCCGTCGGGATGGGGGACCTGCGTGTAGTCGGAGGCCAGGGCGGGCGCGGCCAGGAAGGCCAGGGCGACAAACAGTGTCAGGGTGCGGAGTGTTTTCATTGCCGGTCTTTCTCTCTGGCGTAAGAGGGTGGGGGAGCCATCCTGAATGGCCGTATTGTACGGACTTGTCTGGTAAATGCAAGATGGAGGGCGGCCGGGAAGGGGGCGGCGCGCGCATTGTCAGCACCGCGCCGGGTGTGCTATCAGGCGGGGCATGAGGAAGATGGTATCCCTGACCGCGGCCCTGGCCGTCCTGCTGCTCGCCCTGTGCGGCTGCAACCCGCCCGCGCCCGAAGAGAACCGGACGAACGCGGCCCGCATCGACGCCCTGGAGGCCGAGGTGCAGGCCCTGCGCCGGGACGAAGCGGCCCGCGACAAGCGGTTCGCGGACGAGCTGGCCCGGGTGCGCGAGAGCTTGGAGAGCATTCGTGCGCTGCTCGAAATCGACCGCGCCCGCACCGGGGTCGGCGACGCGCCCGGCAAGTCGGACACCGACGAGCCCGGCCCGGGCGAGCCGCCCTCGGACGAGGAGCTCGATGCCAAGGCCAAGACCTTTGTGGGCGAAAACCTCGACCGGCTCCTGGACCTGACCCGGAAGCTCCTGGACAGGATGGAGTCCGAACTGGACGACAAGCTCAAGGAAACCGGCGAGCCGCCCGCCGAGGGCCATGAAATCTGATGGAGATTCACCGATGAAAGCATATATGAAATGGGTGCCGTGCCTGGCGCTGCTCCTGGCCGTCCTGGCCGGTTGCGCCTCCGGCAACGGCATCAAGCTGAAATACGCCCTGATCAGCACCGACTCCCCCTGCGCGGGCGAGGTCGTGGTCTTCAAGTTCGAGGACAAGCGCGCCAAGACCGTGCTCGGCAAGACCCGCGACAACCAGCAGATCACCACCCTGTCCGACGTGGCCGACTGGGTCGGCTGGGCGCTGTTCGACGAGCTGGAGAATGCCGGGTGCAAGCCCAAGTACCGCGCCACCGCGATCATGCCCGGCGACGACCCGGTCGTCACCGGCGAGATTCTGGCCCTGGAGCTGAACCAGACCGGCGTGACCACCTACAAGGGCAGGATCGAGCTCAGGCTCAAGGTCACCAGGGGTGGCGAGATCGTGCACCTGGAGAAATATTCCAGCGAGGTCGAGGACGTGGTCGTTCCCGGTTATTCCACCGAGTCGGACATCCTGGCCGAGGCCCTGCGCGGCGTGATGTTCGAAGCGATCCCGGCCATCGCCGCCGTCACCAGCGGGTCCTAGCCCGCTCCCGTCCCGTTCTCCGGGACCCCATTTTCGAGGAGCAGCCATGTTTGCCGACAAGGAAACCTGCAAGCGCTGCGGCGCCTGTTTGGACGAGTGTCCTTTCGACCTGATCGTGACCGACGCGGAGGGGTTCCCCAAGCTCCGCCCGGCCGCGAAAAAGACCTGCATCAACTGCGGCCATTGCGTGGCCGTCTGTCCGGTGGGGGCCGTGACCCTGCCGCCCATGCCCGTGACCGACGGGCTGGGCCCGGACCAGTGCGCGCCCCTGTCCCGCGACCTCCGGCTGACCCCGGAACAGGCCGACCAGTTCCTGAGCGGGCGGCGGTCCACCCGCACCTACCGCGACAAGGTGGTCCCCGAAGCGGTCCTGAACCACCTCTTCGCCGTGTCCTCGTTCGCGCCCAGCGCCAAGAACGGCCAGCCCGCGCGCTGGATCGTCACCCGCACCCCCCAGGCCACCCGGCGGCTGGCGGGCATGACCGTGGAGTACATGGCCACCAACTCCATCTTCCCCGGCGTGGTCAAGAACTGGGAGAAGGGGCTGGACAAGATCCTGCACGGCGCGCCCCACGTGGCCGTGGCTCACGCCCCGGAGGACGGCTTCAACCCGGCCGAGGACTGCGCCCTGTCCGCCGCCTATCTCGAACTCGCGGCCCACGCCCACGGCCTGGGCGCCTGCTGGGCGGGCTTCCTCATGGAGGTGGCCGAAGGGTGCTGCGCCATCCGAAGGGAACTCGGCATTCCCGAGGGCCACGGAGTCTATGCGGCGCTCATGCTGGGATACCCCAAATACCGGTACCAACGGATACCCACGCGGAGTGTCGTCGAAGTCTCTTGGCTCGATTAGCGGCTTTCGATAGCGGCGCATCTGCACATTTTTCCCGGGGGCTTCCATCCTCACGTAGACGGCTACGCTGCGGTGGAAGCCCCCGGAAGAAAATGCACAGCTGCACCACTCTCGAAAGCCTATCCCTAGTACGGGGGCCTTCGGTCGGTGAGGCGGCTGGTTGACCCGCTGTTCGGGGCTGGAGCCCCGAAGGCGTTAGCCTGGGTTGAATGGGAATATTTTTGGCCCTGTCGATGTTGTCGGCAGGGCCTTTTCATAGCGCTCACCCCGGAGCGATTCGGGCGGCGCAGCCACCCGACAGCGGCTCTCTAGCCGTGCGCGGAATAGGCTTTCGAGAGTGGGTCAGGCGTGCATTTTTCGAGGGGGGATTTGACCGCAGCGTACACCCGGTACGTGAGGATCAAATCCCCCCTCGAAAAATGTGCGAATGGCCCGCTCCCGGAAGCCGCTCCCCATAAAAAAAAGCCCCCGCACCGTTACGGTGCGGGGGCTTTTTTCGGGCGTACTCCTAGATGTCGAGGAGTGCCGCCTTGATGTTCTTGCTGCCGAACTGTCTGGCTTCGGACTCGTCCCACATGAAGATGTCGATGCGCTGGGTGAAGCGCTTGTTCATGAGGTCGTTGATCTCGAAGATGCCCAGGCCCTCGATGCGGACCTTGCGGCCGAAGACCCAGCCCTGGTCGAACAGATCGCGGGAAACCGCGATGGTGCCGGAGCGGACCTTGCGCATGGAGGCGGCGATGAGCGGATCGTCGT encodes:
- a CDS encoding nitroreductase family protein; protein product: MFADKETCKRCGACLDECPFDLIVTDAEGFPKLRPAAKKTCINCGHCVAVCPVGAVTLPPMPVTDGLGPDQCAPLSRDLRLTPEQADQFLSGRRSTRTYRDKVVPEAVLNHLFAVSSFAPSAKNGQPARWIVTRTPQATRRLAGMTVEYMATNSIFPGVVKNWEKGLDKILHGAPHVAVAHAPEDGFNPAEDCALSAAYLELAAHAHGLGACWAGFLMEVAEGCCAIRRELGIPEGHGVYAALMLGYPKYRYQRIPTRSVVEVSWLD
- a CDS encoding 3D domain-containing protein → MKILFNYTVTPVLCAALVIMAVVVVVKQQKIDDLSHRLELVQKTAEARKVLVEEARLLQKAMNMSPVRTVTVTAYNPTTDQCDDDPLIAASMRKVRSGTIAVSRDLFDQGWVFGRKVRIEGLGIFEINDLMNKRFTQRIDIFMWDESEARQFGSKNIKAALLDI
- a CDS encoding GGDEF domain-containing protein, whose translation is MNQAKPAVRRPVLRHKILYVLSVVALGALLCVNFGTIYTLILHPDGNHSRLMQLAYLCMVAGLLVLAGQVLLVLKRIIAVIGRDAAEAGELAERLEQLVVMDSLTKTYNRGKFEEVLNRELGNVRRYCLDLSGVMLDVDGFKAINEAQGYAAGDRLLANLAHHLNSLLRDNDYLFRWRGGKFIILAPHTDIDKAAIMAEKLRQRVGHKLFGGTVRMTLSLGVAQALEDDTPETFRQRLQAGLATAKNAGRDRVAVNRAHSTQA